The following coding sequences lie in one Streptomyces xiamenensis genomic window:
- a CDS encoding hybrid non-ribosomal peptide synthetase/type I polyketide synthase, whose product MNVARRDAQYLGPELEFTEDDAPDLVRALQRAARRAPDAGVITVTPDGTSSTFQTYPELLLRARRLLNGLREHGVRPGDPVVLCGLPLDAFFPAFWACVLGGARPVAIADRAEAGAPALNRLRQVCDLLDAPLVLTDRSGAAGLSRTDPALRAVAAEDCATGPEALDLDADADIVVPDGADIAVLMLSSGSTGAPKAAQLTHHGLAVFAASSRRILDLGPDDTTVNWLPVDHSGAFLLYHVLAVFTGTTNVHAPTDLVLADPLRWLDLLETHRATHSWAPAFGFSLVTEALAAPGGARARDLSRVRSLLSGGERIAEPVMRRFLTATGPFGLRAEHLMTAWGMAETTTAITFGRLDRPGTVQRVLRGSLTGEVSPAPQDAPESEVLTFVACGAPAHRSAIRVVDDAGRVLPERWIGRLQVSSPRVIPGYANAPEADAIAFPDGSRWLETGDLAYLADGQLVMTGRRKDVIILNGLNVLSQEVEEAAASADGVRTGDVAACGVPGEGDKGESLAVFFVGGSGPAADATTAQKIRAALFGRLRLTADRVIPVPAAGFPRTPAGKIRRAELLERLLAGAFDGPEIPTGAPDGGPGTSTRPAHQGPDVRTVVADEVAAVLGRPVTGAQDTPFYELGLDSIRMVRLRARLEEVLGRPVPQTALFEHPTVTALGARLAEDSGPVPAPSAPEAERTEAPDRRIAVIGMAARFPGAADTDAYWRNLYEGVDSVHTFAGRDGDRIPVIGALDGIDDFDAESFGIAPREAGATHPAHRLFLEVCRRALEHSGHAGDEGDQRIGVFAGSGMQLYGHQEGGPGSGAAAGDPVEAMQWAMGTQPDFLATRVAYRLGLTGPAIGVQTACSSSLVAVHLAAQSLLSGDADMALAGAAAVHTAQDTGYRSHPGSILSPSGRCRPFDAAADGTVGGNGVAAVVLKRLDRALADGDTVHAVILGSAVNNDGSGKVGFSAPGVAGQVAVVRDALRAAGITGDTVSYVEAHGTGTALGDPVEFEALSRALGEGTDRTGFCAVGSVKSSIGHLDTCAGLAGLIKTVLMLRHRTLLPTLHLRTPHPALPLTDGPLTLPTARGAWQPRPGIPRRAGVSALGVGGTNAHVILEEAPPVPAREEAAARPVLLPLSARDTAALSELATELAAHLRQHPGLDPADVSTTLTLGRTHHTGARAAVIGESVEELIAALESLEPGHSPAPAPGRLAFAFSGQGAPEGTLEALAAYLSVTEDAPQPLLFAAQTALVERWASLGVRPDVVLAHSLGEYAALCAAGGLSAADALYLTTERGSLMRRLAPPGGAVALRADLATAERIAQAGGVEVAAVNGPRSLVLSGAEPAIARTRELLDAEGIRWQALPVDRAFHSATLDAALDAFRERAETITFTPLRIPLISGLDGEMRPVGWVPDADHLIRHARRPVRFDLAMATAAREGYQDFLEIGPGATLAGLGRHCVPDSRWLSGLLPALAELYRRGHPLNWRALTAEGTRVPLPGPPRRPRTFPAWRAEGPGDTPPVRTPAPADAATTHGGPASSAPASGAAACRAGAGRPPSSDSLSEERAPEPEVSVDGPGSPGPAGAAQSDSARADGALAPVRAEPSAEADVLAVVAELTARKLGVEAAEVRPDSSFFALGADSLALMGMTAELSQRYGVRVPVRDLFSDADTPQRLAALITARGGTAPWPTAPAPSAPSSGTDAAPAVDTPTAAISADGAGAPDRPGGAHLPPDAAPADEAPTAPAPQVTGATAATEVVVEQLRTTRHLVDQVTELMSRQLDLLSAGSAPGEPAAEPAPSAARDREPVAALPPVPAAAPEPVAPPTAPAPVVPVPGHPAPVTTRAPAPAPVPTAAPAGVPDFSLYFFGDYPEEQQRDKYELIMAAGEFADQHGFHALWFPERHFDSFGALFPNPSVLAAALAARTRRVRLHAGSVVLPLHHPARVAEEWSVVDNISGGRAGICVASGWHARDFSLAPQNYGRHRELMYEQLETVRQLWSGDPVEVTAGDGTATEIRLHPRPLQEQPPLYVAVVGNPDSYRRAAREDLGIVTNLMAQTVEQLAENIALYRSTRAEHGLDPAAGRVVVLVHTFLGEDAAAARAEAYQPFLSYLRSSLALFNQVTNSLGVEVDLENTDPEDVDFLLGRAYERYCADRALIGDEKDAAATVRSLTDAGADEIACFVDFGVAPQRVLDALPLLDRLRTSLPTGRQALTPAQRRIWVQEQLQPGTRMYHEPKAIRLDGPLDPAAVRGALERVIARQPALRTVFPQSDGVPHREVREHVTIELPVDDHSGATEEEALRAVLDRTAGEVLDLARGPLLAARLLRLAPDRHLLFLVVHHLVVDSASTAVLARDLTAELRSWPLPAGLPPLTPSAVPPPPGPEHIAADLEFWRGELAGVPDLTLPTDHPRPAVRTGAGAALSHELDGALMADLGRYCAERRATVFMAMTAAIGAVLGRFSGTTDLVLGTAVDARPPDAAHEVGLFLDTVALRVDLSGDPDFGTVLHRVRDRSTAAYEHREVPFDDLVRALNPRRDPGRNPLFQVMVEYERQTASDLLDVPSDRAPFDLSFYLTHHGDGLRFMAEYDTALFTERTVRRLIGSVEQTLRHVLRTPDAPLSELTAPTDADRAELLAHHTPEPPAHPGADDTLHALFERQAGRTPDAPALRTAADGSTLTYRELRDRAHALAHLLRAQGARRGERVAVLLPRGPELITALLAVLGSGAAYLPLDPALPAARLAELARDGGPTLLLSGAGLPTEQYGALAAETGVPVLLMPRTLDTAGAQAGPPADPAGPDDPAYCLYTSGSTGRPKGVIVPHRGPAMLVRGHLAAHPALRTLQWTSPAFDVSVQEIFTTLAAGAELVLIDEAVRHDPAAVAAAVREHAVERMFMPCTPLRYLMETEPRLPSLRELFSAGEPLELTPAFRRFRAAHPQCELFNQYGPTEGSIVVTSHRVSEDRPPIGRPLPGVRIRLLDAAGAEVPVGAVGEIEIGGPAVAHGYHGRPDESAAVFSTGPDGVRTYRTGDLGRWQADGTLAFLGRTDDQVKIRGFRVEPAEARAALTRLPGVREAAVLARRDRRGEAELVAYVVTEPGTDTGALRAALRDTLPGHLVPRHWVPLERLPVNASGKLDRDRLPDPAPATGTGEDPGEPVEEPGTPLEKSLHDLWCDELDLPGGICVTRSFFQLGGHSLSAIRLVHRMNEEHGRTGRTLTMAGFFGAPTVRAAAAHFEAGDGAGSPIATEAGPRSGAATGQEGRSGVETVPATSLLRRLAQRHRANPNPAVYNVAHRLELTGDLDPAALTGALRALVARHAALRLRLTGDRAEFPADVPFDVPVADLTEAETDAFCQEAAGQPFDLERAPLFRFRLGRLAPDRWLLVVVLHHAVCDGWSMGLLWRDLSALYAGRTLPRPAADFPEYARWAAEQVTGERRAELERFWRGELDGVPLRPVLPYDRPRPPVLSGRGALHTFTLDGELPAQIRETATELGGTPYTVLAGAFAVWLARLGGRSDVVLAASSANRVARREHEEVFGMLGEAVALRARLPEADTFAHLVARLGPALFTAMDHQALPLAEVVRLVAPEYGAGPFPAVLFTVVTTEPPAVELPGVRTTVRSLPVSGTARTELYVVLTPRPDRLTVTLEYSTDLFDAATIEAWGGDLADLLARLLADPHAPLPGTGADDAR is encoded by the coding sequence CTTCGGGCGGCTGGACCGGCCCGGCACCGTACAGCGCGTCCTGCGCGGCAGCCTGACGGGCGAGGTCAGCCCCGCGCCGCAGGACGCCCCCGAGAGCGAGGTCCTGACCTTCGTGGCCTGCGGCGCCCCGGCGCACAGGTCGGCGATCCGGGTGGTGGACGACGCGGGCCGGGTCCTGCCGGAGCGGTGGATCGGCCGGCTCCAGGTCTCCTCGCCACGGGTCATCCCCGGCTACGCCAACGCCCCGGAGGCGGACGCCATCGCCTTCCCGGACGGCTCACGCTGGCTGGAGACCGGAGACCTGGCCTATCTGGCGGACGGACAGCTGGTGATGACCGGTCGCCGCAAGGACGTGATCATCCTCAACGGGCTGAACGTGCTCTCCCAGGAGGTAGAGGAGGCCGCCGCCTCCGCCGACGGGGTACGCACCGGCGATGTCGCGGCCTGCGGAGTGCCGGGGGAGGGCGACAAGGGGGAGAGCCTGGCGGTGTTCTTCGTCGGCGGTTCCGGCCCGGCCGCGGACGCCACGACCGCCCAGAAGATCAGGGCCGCCCTGTTCGGGCGGCTGCGGCTGACGGCGGACCGGGTGATCCCGGTGCCGGCCGCCGGCTTCCCGCGCACCCCGGCCGGCAAGATCCGGCGGGCGGAACTGCTGGAACGCCTGCTGGCCGGGGCCTTCGACGGCCCGGAGATACCCACCGGGGCCCCCGACGGCGGCCCCGGGACATCCACGCGCCCCGCCCACCAGGGCCCCGACGTGCGCACCGTGGTCGCCGACGAGGTCGCGGCCGTCCTGGGGCGGCCGGTCACGGGCGCGCAGGACACCCCGTTCTACGAACTCGGCCTGGACTCCATCCGCATGGTGCGCCTGCGCGCCCGGCTGGAGGAGGTACTGGGACGGCCCGTGCCGCAGACCGCCCTGTTCGAACACCCCACGGTGACGGCGCTGGGCGCCCGGCTGGCCGAGGACTCCGGCCCGGTGCCGGCCCCCAGCGCCCCCGAAGCTGAGCGCACCGAGGCCCCCGACCGGCGGATCGCCGTCATCGGCATGGCCGCCCGCTTCCCCGGGGCCGCCGACACCGACGCCTACTGGCGCAACCTCTACGAGGGTGTCGACAGCGTCCACACCTTCGCCGGGCGGGACGGTGACCGCATCCCCGTCATCGGCGCGCTCGACGGCATCGACGACTTCGACGCCGAATCCTTCGGCATCGCCCCGCGCGAGGCCGGCGCCACCCACCCAGCCCACCGGCTGTTTCTGGAGGTCTGCCGCCGGGCGCTGGAACACAGCGGCCACGCCGGGGACGAGGGCGACCAGCGGATCGGGGTGTTCGCCGGCAGCGGGATGCAGCTGTACGGCCACCAGGAGGGCGGCCCCGGGAGCGGTGCCGCCGCCGGTGACCCGGTGGAGGCGATGCAGTGGGCGATGGGCACCCAGCCCGACTTCCTCGCCACCCGCGTCGCCTACCGGCTCGGGCTCACCGGACCGGCCATCGGCGTCCAGACCGCCTGCTCCTCCTCCCTGGTCGCCGTGCACCTCGCCGCGCAGTCGCTGCTCAGCGGCGATGCGGACATGGCACTGGCGGGAGCCGCCGCCGTCCACACCGCACAGGACACCGGCTACCGCTCGCACCCCGGATCGATCCTGTCGCCCAGTGGCCGCTGCCGCCCCTTCGACGCCGCGGCGGACGGCACGGTGGGCGGCAACGGCGTCGCCGCCGTGGTGCTCAAGCGCCTGGACCGGGCGCTGGCCGACGGCGACACCGTGCACGCCGTGATCCTCGGCTCGGCCGTCAACAACGACGGCTCGGGCAAGGTCGGATTCAGCGCCCCCGGAGTGGCGGGCCAGGTGGCGGTGGTCCGCGACGCCCTGCGGGCGGCCGGCATCACCGGCGACACCGTCTCCTACGTCGAGGCCCACGGCACCGGTACGGCGCTGGGCGACCCGGTCGAGTTCGAGGCCCTCTCCCGCGCCCTGGGCGAGGGGACGGACCGCACCGGCTTCTGCGCCGTCGGCTCGGTGAAGTCGAGCATCGGCCATCTCGACACCTGCGCCGGCCTGGCGGGGCTGATCAAGACCGTCCTGATGCTGCGCCACCGCACCCTGCTGCCGACACTGCACCTGCGCACCCCGCACCCCGCGCTGCCGCTGACGGACGGCCCGCTCACCCTGCCCACCGCACGCGGGGCCTGGCAGCCCCGGCCCGGCATCCCGCGCCGTGCCGGCGTGAGCGCGCTGGGCGTGGGCGGCACCAACGCCCACGTGATCCTGGAGGAGGCGCCGCCGGTGCCGGCGCGCGAGGAAGCGGCGGCACGCCCCGTTCTGCTGCCCCTGTCCGCACGGGACACCGCCGCCCTGTCCGAACTCGCCACGGAACTCGCCGCCCACCTGCGGCAGCACCCCGGTCTCGACCCGGCGGACGTGTCCACGACCCTGACCCTGGGCCGGACGCACCACACCGGCGCCCGCGCGGCCGTCATCGGCGAGAGCGTCGAGGAACTCATCGCCGCCCTGGAGAGCCTGGAGCCGGGCCACTCGCCCGCACCCGCGCCCGGCCGGCTGGCCTTCGCCTTCTCCGGCCAGGGCGCACCGGAGGGCACCCTGGAGGCCCTGGCGGCCTACTTGTCCGTGACCGAGGACGCACCGCAACCCCTCCTGTTCGCCGCGCAGACGGCCCTGGTGGAACGGTGGGCGTCGCTCGGCGTGCGACCGGACGTGGTGCTCGCCCACAGCCTCGGCGAGTACGCGGCCCTGTGCGCGGCCGGCGGGCTGAGCGCGGCCGACGCGCTGTACCTGACGACGGAACGCGGCAGCCTGATGCGCCGGCTGGCCCCGCCCGGAGGGGCGGTGGCACTGCGCGCCGACCTGGCCACCGCCGAACGGATCGCCCAAGCGGGCGGCGTGGAGGTGGCGGCCGTCAACGGCCCGCGCTCCCTCGTGCTGTCCGGGGCGGAGCCGGCGATCGCGAGGACACGCGAACTGCTGGACGCCGAGGGCATCCGCTGGCAGGCCCTCCCGGTGGACCGGGCGTTCCACTCGGCGACGCTGGACGCGGCACTGGACGCGTTCCGCGAGCGGGCCGAGACGATCACGTTCACTCCGCTGCGAATACCGCTGATCAGCGGCCTGGACGGCGAGATGCGGCCGGTGGGCTGGGTGCCCGACGCGGACCACCTCATCCGGCACGCCCGCCGCCCGGTCCGCTTCGACCTGGCCATGGCCACGGCAGCCCGCGAGGGATACCAGGACTTCCTGGAGATCGGCCCCGGAGCCACCCTGGCGGGCCTGGGCCGCCACTGCGTCCCGGACAGCCGCTGGCTGTCCGGACTGCTGCCCGCGCTGGCCGAGCTGTACCGCAGGGGTCACCCACTGAACTGGCGGGCCCTGACCGCCGAAGGCACCCGCGTCCCCCTCCCCGGACCCCCGCGCCGCCCCCGGACCTTCCCGGCGTGGCGGGCCGAAGGACCGGGCGACACCCCGCCGGTGCGGACCCCGGCACCGGCCGACGCGGCCACGACCCATGGTGGCCCGGCATCTTCGGCCCCGGCATCCGGCGCTGCCGCCTGTCGCGCGGGGGCCGGGCGGCCACCGTCATCGGACAGCCTGAGTGAGGAGCGTGCACCGGAGCCCGAGGTGTCGGTCGACGGTCCGGGATCGCCCGGACCGGCGGGAGCCGCGCAGAGCGACTCCGCCCGGGCGGACGGCGCCCTCGCGCCCGTAAGGGCCGAACCGTCCGCCGAGGCCGATGTGCTGGCGGTGGTCGCGGAGCTGACGGCGCGCAAACTCGGCGTGGAAGCCGCGGAGGTCCGTCCGGACTCCTCCTTCTTCGCCCTGGGCGCCGACTCGCTCGCGCTCATGGGAATGACGGCCGAACTGTCGCAGCGGTACGGCGTACGCGTCCCCGTACGCGACCTGTTCTCCGACGCGGACACCCCGCAACGCCTCGCCGCCCTGATCACGGCCCGGGGTGGCACCGCACCGTGGCCCACGGCCCCCGCGCCGTCCGCGCCTTCGAGTGGCACGGACGCCGCACCCGCGGTGGATACGCCGACCGCGGCGATATCCGCCGACGGGGCCGGCGCACCGGACCGGCCGGGCGGGGCACACCTCCCGCCGGACGCCGCTCCCGCCGATGAGGCGCCGACGGCCCCCGCACCGCAGGTGACCGGCGCGACGGCGGCCACCGAGGTGGTCGTCGAGCAACTGCGCACCACCCGTCACCTCGTGGACCAGGTGACCGAGCTGATGTCCCGCCAGCTCGACCTGCTCTCCGCCGGCAGCGCGCCGGGCGAGCCGGCTGCCGAGCCGGCCCCCTCGGCGGCCCGCGACCGGGAGCCCGTTGCCGCGCTCCCGCCCGTGCCGGCCGCCGCACCCGAGCCCGTGGCGCCACCCACCGCCCCGGCCCCCGTGGTGCCGGTACCCGGCCACCCCGCACCCGTGACCACCCGGGCCCCGGCCCCCGCCCCCGTACCCACCGCCGCACCGGCCGGCGTGCCCGATTTCAGTCTGTACTTCTTCGGCGACTATCCCGAGGAGCAGCAGCGCGACAAGTACGAACTCATCATGGCGGCCGGTGAGTTCGCCGACCAGCACGGCTTCCACGCCCTGTGGTTCCCCGAACGGCACTTCGACTCCTTCGGCGCGCTGTTCCCCAACCCCTCCGTGCTCGCCGCCGCACTCGCGGCCAGGACCCGGCGGGTACGGCTGCACGCCGGCTCCGTCGTGCTGCCGCTGCACCACCCGGCCCGGGTCGCCGAGGAGTGGTCCGTCGTGGACAACATCTCCGGCGGCCGGGCCGGCATCTGCGTCGCCAGCGGCTGGCACGCCCGCGACTTCTCGCTCGCACCCCAGAACTACGGCCGGCACCGCGAGCTGATGTACGAACAGCTGGAGACGGTGCGGCAGCTGTGGTCCGGCGACCCCGTGGAGGTCACCGCCGGGGACGGCACGGCCACCGAGATACGGCTGCACCCGCGCCCCCTCCAGGAACAACCGCCGCTGTACGTGGCCGTCGTCGGCAACCCGGACAGCTACCGCCGGGCCGCCCGCGAGGACCTGGGCATCGTCACCAACCTGATGGCGCAGACCGTCGAGCAACTCGCCGAGAACATCGCCCTCTACCGGAGCACCCGCGCCGAACACGGCCTGGACCCGGCGGCCGGACGCGTCGTGGTACTCGTGCACACCTTCCTCGGCGAGGACGCCGCGGCGGCCAGGGCCGAGGCGTACCAGCCCTTCCTCTCCTATCTGCGCTCCTCGCTCGCCCTGTTCAACCAGGTCACCAACAGCCTCGGCGTCGAGGTCGACCTGGAGAACACCGACCCCGAGGACGTCGACTTCCTGCTGGGCCGCGCCTACGAGCGGTACTGCGCCGACCGCGCCCTGATCGGCGACGAGAAGGACGCCGCCGCGACCGTCCGGTCCCTGACCGACGCCGGTGCCGACGAGATCGCCTGCTTCGTCGACTTCGGCGTGGCCCCCCAGCGGGTGCTCGACGCACTGCCGCTGCTCGACCGGCTGCGCACCTCCCTCCCCACCGGACGCCAGGCGTTGACCCCGGCCCAGCGGCGGATCTGGGTGCAGGAACAACTCCAGCCCGGCACCCGCATGTACCACGAGCCCAAGGCCATTCGCCTGGACGGCCCCCTGGACCCGGCCGCCGTACGGGGCGCCCTGGAGCGGGTCATCGCCCGCCAGCCGGCGCTGCGTACGGTCTTCCCCCAGTCCGACGGCGTCCCCCACCGGGAGGTGCGCGAGCACGTCACGATCGAGCTGCCGGTGGACGACCACAGCGGCGCCACCGAGGAAGAAGCCCTGCGCGCCGTGCTCGACCGCACCGCGGGCGAGGTCCTCGACCTCGCGCGGGGCCCGCTGCTGGCCGCCCGGCTGCTGCGCCTGGCCCCGGACCGGCACCTGTTGTTCCTCGTCGTCCACCACCTGGTCGTGGACTCCGCCTCCACGGCCGTCCTCGCCCGCGACCTCACCGCCGAACTGCGCTCCTGGCCGCTGCCCGCCGGCCTGCCACCGCTCACCCCGTCCGCCGTCCCGCCGCCACCGGGGCCCGAACACATCGCCGCCGACCTGGAGTTCTGGCGCGGTGAACTCGCCGGTGTGCCCGACCTGACGCTGCCCACCGACCACCCGCGCCCGGCGGTGCGCACCGGCGCCGGGGCCGCTCTCAGCCACGAGCTGGACGGCGCGCTGATGGCGGACCTGGGCCGGTACTGCGCCGAGCGGCGCGCCACCGTGTTCATGGCCATGACCGCCGCCATCGGTGCGGTGCTCGGCCGCTTCAGCGGCACCACCGACCTCGTCCTCGGGACGGCGGTCGACGCCCGGCCCCCGGACGCCGCGCACGAGGTCGGACTCTTCCTCGACACCGTCGCGCTGCGCGTCGATCTCAGCGGCGACCCCGACTTCGGGACGGTGCTGCACCGGGTGCGGGACCGCAGCACGGCCGCCTACGAACACCGCGAGGTGCCCTTCGACGACCTGGTGCGTGCCCTGAACCCGCGCCGCGACCCGGGCCGCAACCCGCTGTTCCAGGTGATGGTGGAGTACGAGCGGCAGACCGCGTCCGACCTGCTGGACGTACCCAGCGACCGCGCGCCGTTCGACCTCAGCTTCTACCTCACCCACCACGGTGACGGGTTGCGGTTCATGGCCGAGTACGACACCGCGCTCTTCACCGAACGCACCGTGCGCCGGCTGATCGGCTCCGTCGAGCAGACGCTGCGGCACGTCCTGCGGACCCCGGACGCCCCGCTGTCCGAACTGACCGCGCCGACCGACGCCGACCGGGCCGAACTGCTCGCCCACCACACCCCGGAACCGCCCGCCCACCCCGGCGCGGACGACACCCTGCACGCGCTGTTCGAGCGGCAGGCGGGGCGGACCCCGGACGCCCCCGCCCTGCGCACGGCGGCCGACGGGAGCACCCTCACCTACCGCGAACTGCGCGACCGTGCCCACGCCCTCGCCCATCTGCTGCGCGCCCAGGGCGCACGGCGCGGCGAGCGGGTCGCCGTGCTGCTGCCGCGCGGCCCCGAGCTGATCACCGCGCTGCTGGCGGTCCTGGGCAGCGGCGCCGCCTATCTGCCGCTCGACCCCGCGCTGCCGGCGGCCCGCCTGGCGGAGCTCGCGCGCGACGGCGGGCCCACGCTGCTGCTCAGCGGCGCGGGGCTGCCCACCGAGCAGTACGGTGCCCTCGCCGCGGAGACCGGCGTGCCCGTGCTGCTGATGCCGCGGACGCTGGACACGGCCGGTGCCCAGGCGGGGCCGCCGGCAGATCCCGCCGGCCCCGACGACCCGGCCTACTGCCTCTACACCTCCGGCTCCACCGGCCGCCCCAAGGGCGTGATCGTGCCGCACCGCGGCCCGGCCATGCTGGTACGCGGCCATCTCGCGGCACACCCCGCGCTGCGCACCCTCCAGTGGACCTCGCCCGCCTTCGACGTCAGCGTGCAGGAGATCTTCACCACCCTGGCGGCCGGCGCCGAACTCGTCCTGATCGACGAGGCGGTACGGCACGACCCGGCCGCCGTCGCGGCGGCGGTGCGCGAGCACGCCGTCGAGCGGATGTTCATGCCCTGCACCCCGCTGCGCTATCTGATGGAGACGGAGCCCCGCCTGCCGTCCCTGCGCGAGCTGTTCTCGGCCGGGGAACCCCTGGAACTCACCCCCGCCTTCCGGCGCTTCCGCGCCGCGCATCCGCAGTGCGAGCTGTTCAACCAGTACGGGCCCACCGAGGGGTCGATCGTCGTCACCTCGCACCGGGTGAGCGAGGACCGGCCGCCGATCGGCCGCCCGCTCCCCGGGGTGCGGATCCGGCTGCTGGACGCCGCCGGGGCCGAGGTCCCGGTGGGCGCGGTCGGCGAGATCGAGATCGGCGGCCCCGCGGTGGCGCACGGCTACCACGGCAGGCCCGACGAGAGCGCCGCCGTCTTCTCCACCGGCCCGGACGGCGTGCGGACCTACCGCACGGGGGATCTCGGCCGCTGGCAGGCGGACGGCACCCTCGCCTTCCTGGGGCGCACCGATGACCAGGTGAAGATCCGCGGGTTCCGGGTGGAACCGGCCGAGGCGCGGGCGGCGCTGACCCGGCTGCCCGGAGTCCGGGAGGCGGCGGTGCTCGCCCGCCGCGACCGGCGCGGTGAGGCCGAACTGGTCGCGTACGTGGTGACGGAGCCGGGGACGGACACCGGCGCACTGCGGGCCGCGCTCCGCGACACCCTGCCGGGGCACCTGGTGCCCCGCCACTGGGTGCCGCTGGAGCGGCTGCCGGTCAACGCCTCGGGCAAGCTGGACCGGGACCGGCTTCCCGACCCGGCCCCGGCCACCGGCACGGGCGAGGATCCCGGTGAGCCGGTCGAGGAGCCCGGCACTCCGCTGGAGAAGTCGCTGCACGACCTGTGGTGCGACGAGCTGGACCTGCCGGGCGGGATCTGTGTCACCCGGTCCTTCTTCCAGCTCGGCGGCCACTCGCTGAGCGCCATCCGGCTGGTGCACCGGATGAACGAGGAGCACGGCCGCACCGGCCGGACACTCACGATGGCCGGTTTCTTCGGGGCCCCCACGGTCCGGGCCGCCGCCGCGCACTTCGAGGCCGGGGACGGGGCCGGGAGCCCGATCGCGACAGAGGCCGGTCCGCGCTCCGGCGCCGCGACCGGGCAGGAAGGACGGAGCGGGGTGGAGACGGTCCCCGCGACGTCCCTGCTGCGGCGGCTGGCACAGCGGCACCGCGCGAACCCCAACCCGGCCGTCTACAACGTCGCCCACCGCCTGGAGCTGACCGGGGACCTCGACCCGGCCGCCCTGACCGGCGCGCTGCGCGCCCTGGTGGCGCGGCACGCCGCGCTGCGGCTGCGGCTGACCGGCGACCGGGCCGAGTTCCCGGCGGACGTTCCCTTCGACGTCCCCGTGGCGGACCTGACCGAGGCGGAGACCGACGCCTTTTGCCAGGAGGCCGCCGGGCAGCCCTTCGATCTGGAGCGGGCCCCGCTGTTCCGCTTCCGGCTCGGCCGCCTCGCCCCGGACCGCTGGCTGCTGGTGGTGGTGCTGCACCACGCGGTCTGCGACGGCTGGTCGATGGGCCTGCTGTGGCGCGACCTGTCCGCCCTGTACGCGGGCCGGACCCTGCCGCGGCCGGCGGCCGACTTCCCGGAGTACGCCCGCTGGGCGGCCGAGCAGGTGACCGGGGAACGCCGCGCCGAACTGGAGCGGTTCTGGCGCGGCGAACTGGACGGGGTGCCGCTGCGGCCCGTACTCCCCTACGACCGCCCGCGCCCGCCGGTGCTGTCGGGACGGGGCGCGCTGCACACCTTCACCCTGGACGGCGAGCTGCCGGCCCAGATCCGGGAGACGGCCACGGAGCTGGGCGGCACCCCGTACACGGTGCTGGCCGGGGCGTTCGCCGTGTGGCTGGCCCGGCTCGGCGGCCGGTCCGATGTGGTGCTGGCGGCGTCCAGCGCCAACCGGGTGGCCCGCCGGGAGCACGAGGAGGTGTTCGGCATGCTGGGCGAGGCGGTGGCGCTGCGCGCCCGGCTCCCCGAGGCGGACACGTTCGCCCATCTGGTGGCGCGACTGGGCCCCGCGCTGTTCACGGCGATGGACCATCAGGCGCTGCCGCTGGCGGAGGTGGTGCGGCTGGTGGCACCGGAGTACGGGGCCGGACCGTTCCCCGCGGTGCTGTTCACGGTCGTGACCACCGAACCGCCGGCGGTGGAACTGCCCGGGGTCCGCACGACCGTACGGTCGCTGCCGGTCTCCGGCACCGCGCGGACCGAGCTGTACGTGGTGCTGACCCCTCGTCCGGACCGGCTCACCGTGACCCTGGAGTACTCCACGGATCTGTTCGACGCCGCCACGATCGAGGCGTGGGGAGGTGATCTCGCCGACCTGCTGGCGCGGCTGCTGGCCGATCCGCACGCCCCGCTGCCCGGCACCGGCGCGGACGACGCGCGGTAG